From a region of the Leptospira kmetyi serovar Malaysia str. Bejo-Iso9 genome:
- a CDS encoding PAS domain-containing sensor histidine kinase produces MKESDIQSNEFYKFLLERSPELVCYHDPDGTYRYVSPSVTPMLGYRPEDLIGKNPYDYFNPLDRERIFNQSHKPVRDGKEIEHVEYQFLKKDGKYVWLQTIAKPIRDEKGNVAALLTSSREYKGLNTILDETERKQVLDEIRLSEEKFFNAFYYSGVGMALVSLEGKWLEVNPSISDIIGYSREEILKLTFQDITHPDDLMADLTLLQETLDGKRDTYKMEKRYFHKNGSVIWVLLIVSLVRNIQKKPLFFISQIQDITDRKNMLSALIEKNEALQALSNHLTERNAQLEEFNQIVSHNLRAPIGNIFTLSTMLREKDGTDKDKLLESLEISAKDLMTTLNDIVEVIKIRRNRNIDKQQVLFKDALSKVQNLLSAQIKEMDAEIRMEFDAAPEILYPRVYLESILLNLLSNALKYSEPSRKPEISFVSFLEDKRVFLIVRDNGLGIDLRKYGHQIFKMNKTFHREREGQGIGLFMTKNQIESLGGEITVESSPGKGTSFIINFNKYNDFEQR; encoded by the coding sequence TTGAAAGAATCGGATATTCAATCGAACGAATTCTATAAATTCCTGTTGGAAAGAAGCCCCGAATTGGTTTGTTATCACGATCCGGATGGAACTTATCGTTATGTAAGTCCTTCCGTGACTCCTATGTTGGGTTATCGACCCGAAGACTTAATCGGAAAAAATCCGTACGATTATTTCAATCCCCTGGATCGGGAAAGAATTTTCAATCAATCTCATAAGCCGGTTCGAGACGGAAAAGAAATCGAACACGTCGAGTATCAATTCTTAAAAAAAGACGGCAAATACGTTTGGTTGCAGACGATCGCGAAACCGATTCGGGACGAGAAAGGAAACGTCGCCGCGCTTCTTACGAGTTCTAGAGAATACAAAGGTCTCAATACGATTCTGGATGAAACCGAAAGAAAACAAGTTCTCGATGAAATCCGTCTTTCGGAAGAAAAGTTTTTCAACGCGTTTTATTATTCCGGCGTAGGTATGGCACTCGTTTCTTTGGAAGGGAAGTGGCTAGAAGTCAATCCGAGCATTTCCGATATCATCGGTTATTCTCGCGAAGAAATATTAAAACTTACGTTTCAAGATATAACTCATCCCGACGATCTTATGGCGGATCTGACCTTGCTTCAGGAAACCCTGGACGGAAAACGCGATACGTATAAGATGGAGAAGAGATACTTTCATAAAAACGGAAGCGTCATCTGGGTTCTTTTGATCGTGTCGCTCGTAAGAAACATTCAAAAAAAACCGCTATTCTTCATCTCACAAATTCAAGACATCACCGATCGGAAGAATATGCTTTCCGCTTTGATAGAAAAAAACGAAGCCTTGCAGGCTCTGAGTAATCACCTGACCGAAAGAAACGCGCAGTTGGAGGAATTCAACCAGATCGTGTCGCACAATCTCCGCGCGCCGATCGGAAATATATTCACGCTTTCCACGATGTTGCGCGAAAAGGACGGCACCGATAAGGACAAACTTCTCGAGTCCTTGGAAATCAGCGCCAAGGATTTGATGACTACGTTAAACGACATTGTGGAAGTGATCAAAATCCGCAGAAATCGGAATATAGACAAACAACAGGTTCTTTTTAAAGACGCCTTGAGTAAGGTGCAGAATCTACTTTCCGCGCAGATCAAAGAGATGGACGCGGAGATTCGGATGGAATTCGACGCGGCACCCGAAATTCTTTATCCGCGCGTGTATTTGGAAAGTATTCTTCTAAATTTATTGAGTAATGCGTTAAAATATTCCGAACCGAGCAGAAAACCGGAAATTTCGTTCGTCTCATTCTTGGAGGATAAAAGGGTCTTTTTGATCGTGCGAGATAACGGTCTTGGAATCGATCTCAGAAAGTACGGTCATCAAATCTTTAAAATGAACAAGACGTTTCATCGGGAAAGGGAAGGTCAAGGAATCGGGTTGTTCATGACCAAGAATCAAATTGAGTCCCTCGGCGGCGAAATAACGGTTGAAAGTTCTCCCGGAAAGGGTACTTCTTTCATCATCAATTTCAATAAGTATAATGATTTTGAACAACGGTAA
- a CDS encoding ferredoxin produces the protein MADKNDKVKQNAAGRYYIDNSCVPCNDCVEEAPMLLKYTDDESKVYFHRQPANPEEEIAAKKAMEICPVEALGNDGE, from the coding sequence ATGGCTGATAAAAACGATAAAGTCAAACAGAACGCGGCCGGTCGGTATTACATCGATAACAGTTGTGTTCCTTGCAATGACTGTGTGGAAGAAGCTCCTATGCTTCTCAAATATACGGATGACGAATCCAAAGTTTATTTTCATAGACAACCCGCAAATCCCGAGGAAGAAATAGCCGCTAAGAAGGCGATGGAAATCTGTCCCGTTGAAGCGCTCGGAAACGACGGAGAATAA
- a CDS encoding FAD-dependent oxidoreductase, with translation MSGRVYEWKNLGDSRTVKADVVIIGTGCGGATLAYELSKNGKKVVMIEEGGYYHTGTFDNHELNMAGKVSAERNMATDATGTINLVYGKNVGGASVHYWADSYRTPDDRLDLWKETYGVHGHSPEDLSPYWKELDETLNVHPAKEEYHNKMNQLVRKACKSLGWEGNPVPQARKNCQKSGHCMQGCMFGAKQSQLVTHIPKAMALGADIYADCKAVRLELKGDRVEYLEAVMIDRPSGKESEISLKFEAPVFAIAAGGFGSSTFLLRNGWKKKLPALGEYLAINPSPFVHAFYDEPIVQWRNIPSAFGVEQFRLARYREDGSYIEGGFLIMANQLQPGSLAALIPGFGAEHREIMKRLPHVGGTIGWIDDVPSELGNISVSSSGKRTVTYNFGKLTKEFLKDCIRKQVQLNFKAGAKWILLPDLKRTKLISEKEIDKVDRLELSPASMMMAAPHPAGGCRMGQDPSRSVVDWKHKVHGLKNLYVSDSSVFPTGVSVDPSYTIMAFSKHAAKFILENES, from the coding sequence ATGAGCGGTCGCGTCTACGAATGGAAGAATCTCGGAGATTCGAGAACCGTTAAGGCGGACGTGGTCATAATAGGAACGGGTTGCGGAGGCGCGACTCTCGCTTACGAACTTTCTAAAAACGGAAAGAAGGTCGTGATGATCGAAGAAGGCGGCTACTATCACACCGGAACCTTCGACAATCACGAACTCAATATGGCCGGTAAGGTTTCCGCGGAAAGAAACATGGCAACGGACGCGACCGGTACGATCAATCTCGTATACGGAAAAAACGTAGGCGGCGCTTCGGTTCACTATTGGGCCGATAGTTATAGAACTCCCGACGATAGACTCGATCTCTGGAAAGAAACATACGGAGTTCACGGACATTCTCCCGAAGACCTAAGTCCTTATTGGAAAGAATTGGACGAGACCTTAAACGTTCATCCCGCTAAAGAAGAATATCATAATAAAATGAATCAGCTTGTCCGAAAGGCTTGCAAGTCTCTCGGTTGGGAAGGAAACCCCGTTCCGCAAGCAAGGAAGAATTGTCAGAAGTCCGGACATTGTATGCAGGGATGTATGTTCGGCGCAAAACAAAGTCAGCTGGTCACTCATATTCCCAAAGCGATGGCGTTAGGCGCCGATATATACGCGGATTGTAAAGCGGTTCGCCTGGAACTCAAAGGCGATCGTGTCGAATATTTGGAAGCGGTTATGATCGATCGCCCTTCCGGAAAAGAATCCGAGATCTCTTTAAAATTCGAAGCTCCGGTGTTCGCGATCGCCGCGGGCGGATTCGGAAGTTCCACATTCTTACTTAGAAACGGATGGAAGAAAAAACTTCCGGCGCTCGGAGAATATCTCGCAATCAATCCTTCTCCTTTCGTTCACGCGTTCTATGACGAACCGATCGTTCAATGGAGAAATATTCCTTCCGCATTCGGAGTGGAACAATTTCGTTTAGCTCGTTATCGAGAAGACGGAAGTTATATCGAAGGCGGCTTTTTAATCATGGCCAATCAGCTTCAACCGGGAAGTCTCGCGGCTTTGATTCCCGGTTTCGGCGCGGAGCACAGGGAAATTATGAAACGACTTCCGCATGTCGGAGGTACGATCGGATGGATCGACGACGTTCCTTCCGAACTCGGAAATATTTCCGTAAGTTCATCCGGAAAACGTACGGTGACGTATAACTTCGGTAAGCTGACAAAAGAATTCCTAAAGGACTGTATTCGCAAACAGGTTCAACTGAACTTTAAGGCCGGTGCAAAATGGATTCTTTTGCCCGATTTAAAACGTACAAAACTTATTTCCGAAAAGGAAATCGACAAAGTCGATCGTCTCGAACTCAGTCCCGCTTCGATGATGATGGCCGCTCCTCATCCCGCCGGAGGTTGTAGAATGGGACAGGATCCTTCCAGATCCGTTGTGGATTGGAAACACAAGGTTCACGGTTTAAAAAATTTATACGTTTCCGATTCGAGCGTGTTTCCGACCGGAGTATCGGTCGATCCGAGTTATACGATCATGGCTTTCAGCAAACACGCGGCGAAGTTCATTCTCGAAAACGAATCCTAA
- a CDS encoding DUF2905 domain-containing protein — protein sequence MENFAKPFLILGVLFLLIGFFFLYGSKFSFLEYLGKLPGDIRIERENFRFYFPLTTSILVSVLISLILFLIQKFKNGSP from the coding sequence ATGGAAAACTTTGCCAAACCCTTTCTGATTTTAGGCGTTTTGTTTTTGTTGATCGGTTTCTTTTTTCTCTACGGGAGTAAATTTTCGTTTCTCGAATATTTGGGAAAACTTCCGGGAGACATTCGCATCGAAAGGGAAAATTTTCGATTCTACTTTCCTTTGACGACTTCCATCTTGGTAAGCGTTCTCATTTCGTTGATTCTGTTTCTGATTCAGAAATTCAAAAACGGTTCTCCATGA
- a CDS encoding pyridoxal phosphate-dependent aminotransferase, with amino-acid sequence MKESDSFSSRFSFQDGENEFAAVLSEYKKNGIQYHDLTSSNPTQAAFQYPVEAIRHSFETADLITYNPDPRGNIEARKSIAEYYRSKGLEIDPEDLFLTSSSSEAYSYLFKLLCNPGDSILIPAPGYPLFEFLSVMEGLETVSYFTKKENGWKLKESDLRRKDLEKSKLILVVSPNNPTGSILTESDFNSLKGTFKNYNLPVVIDEVFSDYVYGEESHRTLIDFEIPVITVNGLSKILGLPGMKLSWILLSGPETWKRKAKEYLELISDTYLSVNTPVQNILSDLLRWKNLIQSQILKRIQRNLFLLRTAFSDPNLVSKINCDFPNAGWYCVLESERFYPEEKFSLSLLQEKKVYVHPGEMFGFPERKNLGTIVLSLLTEPDEFESGVKSILDFLNLSHEG; translated from the coding sequence ATGAAAGAATCGGATTCCTTCAGCTCTCGTTTTTCGTTTCAAGACGGAGAAAACGAATTCGCCGCGGTTTTATCTGAATATAAGAAAAATGGAATTCAGTATCACGATCTCACGAGTTCCAATCCGACCCAAGCAGCGTTTCAATATCCGGTCGAGGCGATTCGCCACAGCTTTGAAACCGCGGACCTGATCACATACAACCCCGATCCTCGGGGAAACATCGAAGCTCGTAAATCGATCGCTGAATACTATCGTTCCAAAGGATTGGAAATCGATCCGGAAGATTTATTCTTAACCTCCTCCTCTTCGGAAGCGTATTCGTATTTGTTTAAGTTACTTTGTAATCCGGGAGATTCCATTCTGATCCCGGCGCCGGGTTATCCTTTGTTCGAATTTCTTTCCGTGATGGAAGGTCTTGAAACCGTTTCTTATTTTACTAAAAAAGAAAACGGATGGAAGCTGAAAGAATCCGATCTTCGTCGAAAGGATTTGGAAAAATCCAAACTGATTCTCGTGGTGAGCCCGAACAATCCGACCGGCTCGATCCTCACCGAATCCGATTTCAATTCCTTAAAAGGAACATTCAAAAATTATAATTTACCCGTAGTCATCGACGAAGTTTTTTCGGATTACGTTTACGGGGAAGAATCTCATAGAACGCTGATCGATTTCGAAATCCCGGTAATCACCGTAAACGGTCTTTCCAAAATTCTCGGATTACCCGGAATGAAACTTTCCTGGATTTTGCTCAGCGGACCCGAAACTTGGAAACGAAAGGCAAAGGAATATTTGGAGTTGATCTCCGATACGTATTTATCCGTAAACACTCCGGTTCAAAACATTCTTTCCGATTTGTTGCGATGGAAAAATCTCATCCAATCCCAAATCCTCAAACGGATTCAAAGAAATCTTTTCCTTTTAAGAACGGCTTTCAGCGATCCGAATCTTGTTTCTAAGATCAATTGTGATTTCCCGAACGCGGGATGGTACTGCGTTTTGGAAAGTGAGCGTTTTTATCCCGAAGAAAAATTCTCCCTAAGTTTACTGCAGGAAAAGAAGGTTTACGTTCATCCCGGAGAAATGTTCGGTTTTCCGGAAAGAAAGAATCTCGGAACGATCGTTTTGAGTTTGTTGACCGAACCCGATGAATTCGAATCCGGAGTAAAAAGTATTTTAGATTTTTTGAATTTATCGCACGAAGGATAA
- a CDS encoding M14 family zinc carboxypeptidase produces MLRGYKRLNRYDKKILKILKLGGKLASLNQIGFSRKTSEGFRFPLHSLKIGTEKGLKKHPVGIVAGVHGLETIGILILLDFLEYILHPDSAGYLPELKKGKLGIVVLPIVNPGGVVLKQRSNPAGVDLMRNSGIEAVKALPFFGGQKISKRLPYFRGNGLEPESRALFRLIQESFFGVEDAIIPVLDLHSGFGTIDNVWWPYAYTKEPCPDHSLYEKIGDHLKTHCGHIHFQYGPQSETYTTHGDLWDRFYDHYRNFHGENSTNWNSKMLPLTLEVGTWSDIKEDPSKLFRKRGIFNPASFNKIETVGRYRGFLRDFVRLGLTKPKDWL; encoded by the coding sequence ATGCTTCGGGGTTATAAAAGACTCAATCGATACGACAAAAAGATTCTGAAGATCTTAAAATTGGGAGGCAAACTCGCGTCTCTCAATCAGATCGGATTTTCCAGAAAGACTTCGGAAGGTTTTCGTTTTCCGCTTCATTCTTTAAAAATCGGAACGGAAAAGGGATTAAAGAAGCATCCGGTTGGAATCGTCGCTGGCGTTCACGGATTGGAAACGATCGGCATTCTGATCCTTTTGGATTTTTTGGAATATATTCTTCATCCCGACTCGGCGGGTTATCTGCCCGAATTAAAAAAAGGTAAATTAGGAATCGTTGTTTTACCGATCGTAAATCCCGGCGGAGTCGTTTTAAAACAAAGATCCAATCCGGCCGGTGTGGACTTGATGAGAAACTCCGGAATCGAAGCGGTGAAAGCCCTTCCGTTTTTCGGTGGTCAAAAAATTTCCAAACGTCTTCCGTATTTTCGCGGAAACGGATTGGAGCCGGAATCACGCGCGTTGTTTCGTCTGATTCAGGAATCTTTTTTCGGAGTCGAAGACGCGATCATTCCCGTTTTGGATTTACATTCCGGTTTCGGAACGATCGACAACGTTTGGTGGCCTTACGCTTATACGAAAGAACCCTGTCCCGATCATTCTCTCTATGAAAAAATCGGAGATCACTTGAAAACTCATTGCGGACATATTCATTTTCAATACGGTCCTCAGAGCGAAACCTACACGACTCACGGAGATCTTTGGGATCGGTTCTACGATCATTATAGAAATTTTCACGGCGAGAATTCAACGAACTGGAATTCCAAAATGTTGCCCTTAACTTTGGAAGTGGGAACCTGGTCCGATATCAAGGAAGATCCTTCGAAGTTGTTTCGCAAACGAGGAATCTTCAATCCTGCTTCGTTTAACAAAATCGAGACTGTGGGAAGATACAGAGGATTTTTAAGAGATTTCGTTCGTTTGGGACTTACTAAGCCTAAAGACTGGCTTTAA
- a CDS encoding LA_2478/LA_2722/LA_4182 family protein codes for MEQKKLGLVYFIFGIFFFLNFLDCKKAKIPQGIQDDPWREESSELVSAYCQKLATCAEKNSGALKDSSKALIQERLNPANCAEKFRKSNAYLLANENPDTIKKAVRGCFKTVAEETCEKIETGVLKLSEDCNQLQAIQAKRS; via the coding sequence ATGGAACAGAAAAAGTTAGGTCTTGTATATTTTATTTTTGGAATATTCTTTTTTTTGAATTTTTTAGATTGTAAAAAAGCGAAAATTCCGCAGGGGATTCAGGACGATCCTTGGAGGGAAGAATCTTCCGAACTCGTTTCCGCTTATTGTCAAAAACTCGCGACCTGCGCGGAAAAAAACTCGGGCGCGTTGAAGGATTCTTCCAAAGCTTTGATTCAGGAAAGGTTGAATCCGGCGAACTGCGCTGAGAAATTCCGTAAGTCGAACGCGTATTTACTCGCAAACGAAAATCCCGATACGATCAAAAAGGCCGTTCGTGGTTGTTTTAAAACCGTGGCAGAGGAGACCTGTGAGAAAATCGAAACGGGAGTTTTAAAACTTTCCGAAGATTGCAATCAACTGCAAGCGATTCAGGCGAAACGTTCATAG
- a CDS encoding flagellar motor protein MotB, with product MSRLRRQLLERGRRKEESHENRERWLLTYADMITLLLGLFIIMYSISQVDQAKLKQVADVIRGGFGLGESFFQGSTVTIEDDPLLQPRTQLYRFWERVSYALKRLKEKAKLNIGIQETEEIKIVLFGSSLGEGQFQPDEDMIFAFQKISEMSAAMDVDISLKVQIPYGNEAAQKGFRNAWEYNAYRAELIADSLSKNYKIPKERISIEASSSYKPVETAAATPEGKASGERVEIFIRKKSEH from the coding sequence ATGAGCCGACTTCGAAGACAACTTCTGGAAAGAGGTCGCCGCAAGGAAGAATCTCACGAAAACAGAGAGCGCTGGCTCTTGACTTACGCGGATATGATCACACTTCTTTTGGGTTTGTTCATTATCATGTATTCCATCTCACAGGTCGATCAGGCGAAGTTAAAACAGGTCGCCGACGTGATCCGAGGCGGTTTCGGTTTGGGAGAATCTTTTTTTCAAGGGAGCACGGTCACCATCGAAGACGATCCGTTGCTTCAACCCAGGACTCAGCTCTACCGTTTTTGGGAACGCGTTAGTTACGCTTTAAAACGTCTAAAGGAAAAAGCAAAGTTAAACATAGGCATTCAAGAAACCGAGGAAATCAAGATCGTTCTTTTCGGTTCTTCTTTGGGAGAAGGACAGTTTCAACCCGACGAGGATATGATCTTCGCGTTTCAAAAAATTTCGGAAATGTCCGCCGCGATGGATGTGGATATTTCATTGAAGGTCCAGATTCCGTACGGAAACGAGGCCGCACAAAAAGGTTTTAGAAACGCTTGGGAATACAACGCGTATCGGGCCGAACTCATCGCGGATTCCTTATCGAAGAATTATAAAATTCCCAAGGAAAGAATTTCCATCGAAGCCTCAAGTTCTTATAAACCCGTGGAAACGGCCGCAGCCACTCCGGAAGGAAAAGCTTCCGGAGAAAGAGTCGAGATATTCATTCGCAAAAAATCGGAACATTGA
- a CDS encoding FFLEELY motif protein: MSDLAAKKLKAARAEVVRAQVERFRVFYASYFHLEETIPMVEYFFEKIYNLEGREVWLHLAMDTYQKVKGMMKESSRENIEFLIELNNLTEEMDTILAKNLVDSGWDGKRLSREEYDLHYGQMGHYKERLRQLEIVLRNLKVFYELAHKPISAYLIKPARFMASLLGVSALFQSVEEAYNATLPVSSNIFNSFYEEVEKRETEYIHSLLGENRKEA, from the coding sequence ATGAGCGATCTCGCGGCTAAAAAACTGAAAGCGGCAAGAGCGGAAGTCGTTCGCGCGCAGGTCGAACGGTTCCGGGTTTTTTACGCGAGCTACTTTCATTTGGAAGAAACGATTCCCATGGTGGAATATTTTTTCGAAAAGATTTATAATCTCGAAGGCCGAGAAGTTTGGCTTCATCTTGCGATGGACACATATCAAAAAGTGAAAGGGATGATGAAGGAATCTTCACGCGAGAATATAGAGTTCCTCATCGAACTCAACAATCTCACCGAAGAGATGGATACGATTCTCGCCAAAAATCTAGTCGATTCGGGTTGGGACGGAAAACGTCTCAGCAGGGAAGAATACGATCTTCACTACGGTCAGATGGGTCATTACAAGGAAAGACTGAGACAGTTGGAAATCGTTTTGAGAAACTTGAAGGTTTTTTACGAACTCGCGCACAAACCCATCAGCGCTTACCTAATCAAACCCGCGCGTTTTATGGCTTCCCTTTTGGGAGTTTCCGCGTTGTTTCAAAGCGTGGAAGAGGCGTATAACGCGACGCTTCCCGTCTCTTCGAATATATTCAATTCTTTTTATGAAGAAGTGGAGAAACGAGAAACCGAATACATTCATTCCTTACTCGGGGAGAATCGGAAGGAAGCATGA
- a CDS encoding LIC13341 family surface-exposed protein, translated as MNPFSFRFLKILFSLIVLLLSVGCSSKTPSDSQIVELLFSATDKKNPDVLLKKVGNLDEDPELESFALVRNGTEEVLGVFKKKGGEWSLLGKFSFSLLNIGPLHYDASKSAWLPGESDKQTKEAGYVVKRILMEELPGDGFNTLFLEVLSEEPPLGLFSVPYAIRKGQKILDGLLSLKDHEFLIKSKRIDFDYNKTEKNITIFPSNRSYAQNFIFNGWEMVPDIPRVAVPSILSLEAPKEWKKGVAGEAILWLKNRGSYAGVTYLSLSFPGGGKVTVDTTKEGQRFYSPGSSVFSAAGKYINSSVPLIEITKEGWGRNHKYGIRFSLTPDQDGTPHVLFRSSTRMGREVINLPNQFGSIQKQTDQQGFVSYKLELVSKQE; from the coding sequence ATGAATCCATTCTCATTTCGTTTTTTGAAAATTCTTTTCAGCCTAATCGTACTTTTACTTTCAGTCGGTTGTTCTTCCAAGACGCCTTCGGATTCTCAAATCGTGGAACTTTTGTTTTCCGCGACGGATAAAAAGAATCCCGATGTCCTATTAAAAAAAGTCGGAAACTTGGACGAGGATCCCGAACTCGAATCCTTCGCTTTGGTTCGCAACGGAACCGAGGAAGTTCTCGGCGTTTTTAAAAAGAAAGGGGGAGAATGGTCCCTACTCGGCAAATTCTCCTTTTCATTGTTAAACATCGGTCCTCTTCATTACGACGCGAGTAAGTCCGCTTGGCTTCCCGGCGAATCGGACAAACAGACGAAAGAAGCAGGTTACGTAGTTAAGAGAATTCTAATGGAAGAACTTCCCGGAGACGGATTCAATACTCTCTTTTTGGAAGTGTTAAGCGAAGAACCTCCTCTCGGTCTTTTTTCGGTTCCGTACGCGATTCGAAAAGGCCAAAAGATTTTGGACGGTCTTCTTTCATTAAAAGATCATGAATTTCTAATTAAGTCGAAACGAATCGATTTCGATTACAACAAGACCGAAAAGAATATCACTATCTTTCCTTCCAATCGGAGTTACGCTCAGAATTTTATCTTCAACGGATGGGAAATGGTTCCCGATATTCCGAGGGTCGCCGTTCCTTCCATTCTTTCTTTGGAAGCTCCTAAAGAATGGAAAAAAGGAGTCGCTGGCGAAGCGATTCTCTGGTTGAAGAATCGCGGCTCTTACGCGGGTGTTACGTATCTTTCCCTTTCGTTTCCGGGCGGAGGTAAGGTGACCGTCGATACGACCAAGGAAGGACAAAGATTTTATTCTCCCGGTTCGAGCGTTTTTTCGGCGGCGGGTAAATATATAAATTCTTCCGTTCCACTGATTGAGATCACGAAAGAGGGTTGGGGAAGAAATCATAAATACGGAATTCGCTTCTCCTTAACACCGGATCAGGACGGAACTCCGCACGTGTTGTTTCGTTCCTCTACAAGAATGGGAAGAGAAGTCATCAACCTTCCGAACCAGTTCGGATCGATTCAAAAACAAACCGATCAACAGGGTTTTGTTTCCTATAAATTGGAATTGGTTTCTAAACAAGAATGA
- a CDS encoding DUF455 family protein gives MTLNEFARQVLLGPSLEDKLFIPIIPPVDVVSLESSDIPSLPIREKKIQTSEHKSKIPRLEQLFNEENRYVTLHHFANHELMAIELFAWAILKFQDAPPSVRFGLYRTLLEEQTHLRMYLSEMKKGGMELGDRPLNSIFWKQVPRMQTLEKFYAVMAISFEGANLDFSKIYTMAFERFGDSEKAGIMQKVYDDEVKHVRRGYHYIKKRIPDSRSEWDHYLSLIEFPFTPRRAKGYHYFPETRIQAGFSEEFVTELERYEDEFTGRVNSRILKEVLDI, from the coding sequence ATGACCCTCAACGAGTTCGCCAGACAGGTGCTTCTCGGCCCAAGCCTCGAAGATAAATTATTCATACCCATCATTCCTCCGGTCGACGTCGTTTCATTAGAATCTTCTGATATTCCCTCCTTGCCGATTCGGGAGAAAAAAATCCAGACCTCCGAACACAAAAGCAAGATCCCGAGACTCGAACAACTATTCAACGAGGAGAATCGTTACGTCACGCTCCACCATTTTGCGAATCACGAGTTGATGGCCATCGAACTTTTCGCTTGGGCGATTCTTAAGTTTCAAGACGCGCCTCCCTCGGTGCGATTCGGTTTGTATCGAACTCTTCTCGAAGAACAGACCCATCTGAGAATGTATCTTTCCGAAATGAAAAAGGGAGGAATGGAACTCGGAGATCGTCCTCTCAATTCCATCTTCTGGAAACAAGTCCCGAGAATGCAGACCCTCGAAAAGTTTTATGCGGTTATGGCGATTTCTTTCGAAGGCGCCAATCTGGATTTTTCAAAAATTTATACGATGGCCTTCGAACGGTTCGGAGATTCGGAAAAGGCAGGGATCATGCAAAAGGTTTACGACGACGAGGTCAAACACGTGCGTCGCGGTTATCACTATATCAAAAAGCGGATTCCCGATTCGAGAAGCGAATGGGATCACTATCTTTCCTTGATCGAGTTCCCGTTCACACCGAGACGGGCCAAAGGATATCATTACTTTCCCGAAACGAGGATTCAGGCCGGATTTTCCGAGGAATTTGTAACCGAATTGGAACGATACGAAGACGAATTCACCGGACGGGTAAATTCTCGGATCTTAAAGGAAGTTTTGGATATATAA
- a CDS encoding ATP-binding protein translates to MRDSEESLLVKHNGGSYVMFLPTDLTSIKELRSALRNSLSENCFSSKDILNIELAADEAITNSISANVKVSSDETIICRWVIKDCKFTMWIMDYGSGLKSEKLECIPADIRVSNLKDYLTCVKNHQEKKSEILPWKGSQVPHRNIGRGLQIIQSLMDTFKIMYHCGEGKISSNPDEKNIQGSIIELSFDASKHTA, encoded by the coding sequence ATGAGAGATTCCGAAGAGTCATTACTGGTTAAACACAACGGGGGATCGTACGTCATGTTTCTCCCGACCGACTTAACCAGTATCAAAGAACTCCGATCCGCACTTAGAAATTCCCTGTCGGAGAATTGTTTTTCATCCAAGGACATTCTCAATATCGAACTGGCCGCCGACGAGGCGATCACCAACTCGATTTCGGCTAACGTGAAAGTCAGCTCCGACGAAACGATCATCTGTCGTTGGGTCATCAAGGATTGTAAGTTCACGATGTGGATCATGGACTACGGTTCCGGACTTAAATCCGAAAAGTTGGAATGTATCCCCGCCGACATCCGAGTATCGAACCTCAAAGACTATCTCACCTGCGTTAAAAACCATCAAGAAAAGAAATCCGAAATTCTCCCCTGGAAAGGGTCACAGGTCCCGCACCGAAATATCGGAAGAGGTCTTCAGATCATTCAATCCTTGATGGATACGTTTAAGATCATGTACCACTGCGGAGAAGGTAAAATCTCCTCGAACCCGGACGAAAAAAACATCCAGGGTTCCATCATCGAACTCAGTTTCGACGCATCCAAACACACAGCTTAA